Below is a window of Pseudomonas eucalypticola DNA.
TTCATGGCCCGCACCCTGGAACAACTGCACTTTCTTGGCTGCCGCGCCGGCACGGCGCAGGCCGGGGAGCCTAGCCCATGACTGAAACCACATCCGTGCTCGACACCCTGTTGCAGCTGGGCGACAGCGCACTGATCGCCAGCCAGCGGCTATGTGAGCGCTTCGGCCAGGCGCCCACCCTCGCCCAGGACCAGCAATGGCTGAGCATCGGCCTGGAATTGCTGGAGCAATCGCGCCAATGGCTGGAATACGCCGCCGAACTGCTCAATGACGGCCGCAATGCCGACCAGCTGGCGTTCCTGCGCGACGCCCGGCAGTTCCACAACCTGGTGATGCTCGAGCAGCCCCAGGACAACCCACTGCAGGCGGGCCTGTGCCACTGGCTCTACGACGGCTGGCACCAGGCACGGCTAATCACGTTGCAAGGGTCGCCGCTGCCGTTGCTGGCCATTACCGCGCGCCGTGCCCTGCCCCAGGTGCGCGGCCACTGGGAGCAT
It encodes the following:
- a CDS encoding 1,2-phenylacetyl-CoA epoxidase subunit PaaC — protein: MTETTSVLDTLLQLGDSALIASQRLCERFGQAPTLAQDQQWLSIGLELLEQSRQWLEYAAELLNDGRNADQLAFLRDARQFHNLVMLEQPQDNPLQAGLCHWLYDGWHQARLITLQGSPLPLLAITARRALPQVRGHWEHSNQWLLDASTQDRPGLQQALDQLWPLCRGVPPDSHDRDEKGIDRSWRMPLKAALARAGLTPPRRVPAAPSRDHAHLQAVLQPLQGVARTAPHHRW